From Edaphobacter lichenicola, the proteins below share one genomic window:
- a CDS encoding RNA methyltransferase, whose protein sequence is MVGEQRDRVVVVLVRARNPNNIGAVARAMHDFGFRHLRIVNEYAVPFETARSAVDASGVLAGAEACVSVAEAVADCTVVVGTTAVGERTLQHPLHALADAGEKIGLALAGRGRVAVLFGSEKTGLSNEELSHCHWLLTIPMEEQKEIRHPSMNLGQAVAVCLYELVRGKGSVAGGGADEAPNVIEMERLMALLTEVLETTGYTKRHPANCDEAQIRRLVLRMGVTASDVPVWMGILRQVLWRVRG, encoded by the coding sequence ATGGTAGGTGAACAGCGGGACAGAGTCGTTGTGGTGCTGGTACGGGCGCGCAATCCGAACAACATCGGAGCGGTTGCGAGGGCGATGCACGACTTTGGCTTTCGCCATCTGCGGATTGTGAATGAGTATGCGGTGCCGTTTGAGACGGCGCGATCGGCGGTGGATGCGTCTGGGGTGCTGGCAGGGGCCGAGGCGTGTGTCAGCGTTGCCGAGGCGGTCGCGGATTGCACGGTGGTGGTGGGGACGACGGCAGTGGGGGAGCGTACGCTGCAGCATCCTTTGCACGCGCTTGCCGATGCTGGAGAGAAGATTGGTTTAGCGTTGGCGGGTAGGGGACGGGTCGCGGTGCTGTTTGGCTCGGAGAAGACAGGGCTTAGCAACGAGGAGCTGAGCCACTGTCATTGGCTGCTGACGATTCCGATGGAGGAGCAGAAGGAGATCCGGCATCCTTCGATGAATCTTGGGCAGGCGGTGGCGGTTTGCTTGTATGAGTTAGTGCGGGGGAAGGGTTCGGTTGCCGGGGGTGGGGCGGATGAGGCGCCTAACGTAATCGAGATGGAGCGGCTGATGGCTCTGTTGACCGAGGTGCTGGAGACGACTGGATATACGAAGCGGCATCCTGCGAACTGCGATGAGGCTCAGATTCGGCGGCTGGTTTTGCGGATGGGGGTGACGGCGAGTGATGTGCCGGTGTGGATGGGGATCTTGCGGCAGGTGTTGTGGCGGGTGCGTGGTTAG
- a CDS encoding S9 family peptidase — protein sequence MVVRKTAAVAALVGSLTVSGWTQGKQLTTEDYAQAEKFMGYNVNSLVYHGVARPTWMADGRFWYRDNGPDGITFIVVDPTKGTKAPAFDQAKLAAALTSATDGKMKADAWHLMISEIEFSNGDKTVVVGSGSRKFRCDLSGAGVCTEVVAAGGEQAANKIHGVLAPDKTKEAFIRDWNLWVRDVATGKETQLTTDGVKDYGYATDNAGWTMSDNAVLVWSPDGKMIATFQQDQRKTGEMYMVPVTNGHPELKVWKYPLVGDKDVTMIERVIIDMPGDGKAAKVIRLKMPPDQHRSTLCDDISCRGGSGWDDVQWSADGKTLAFVSTSRDHKQEWMRIADASTGEVLDVMGETATKFFESGNDKVNWKYLSKTNELLWFSERDGWGQMYLYDAATGNLKNKITRGDGNVTQVLQVDEKTRTIYFLGVGKEPGRDPYFSHFYSVKFDGKDMKLLTPENADHAVTVSQDGRYFVDVYSTATEPQTAVVRDESGKVVVEVAKQDISKLVAYGWVPPVPIVVKARDGKTDLYGYMFKPTNIDASKKYPIVNSVYPGPQTGSCGGRGFSAAHRDWQSLAELGFVVVCIDGMGTPFRSKAFHEFYFGDLGDNTIPDQVAGMKELAAKHPWIDIDKVGMYGHSGGGNATAAAMFHYPDFFKVGIAESGNHDQRDYEDDWAEKWNGLLVKNADGTTNYDSQANQYVAKNLKGHLLLAHGSTDNNVPLNNTLLVVDALIKANKDFDLLIIPNVAHGYGEASQYMTRRRWDYFVKNLAGNIPPHEYEMKSYAAAMTAIRSGPRDAEDDQ from the coding sequence ATGGTCGTGCGTAAGACGGCTGCAGTAGCGGCATTGGTTGGATCTTTGACGGTAAGCGGATGGACGCAGGGGAAACAGTTGACGACCGAAGACTACGCACAAGCGGAGAAGTTTATGGGGTACAACGTGAACTCGCTGGTGTATCACGGCGTGGCGCGGCCTACGTGGATGGCGGATGGACGTTTCTGGTATCGCGACAATGGGCCGGACGGGATCACGTTTATCGTGGTCGATCCGACGAAGGGCACGAAGGCGCCTGCGTTCGATCAGGCGAAGCTTGCGGCAGCGTTGACGAGTGCGACGGACGGCAAGATGAAGGCGGATGCGTGGCATCTGATGATCTCCGAGATTGAGTTTTCAAATGGAGACAAGACGGTTGTCGTGGGGAGTGGTTCGCGGAAGTTTCGTTGCGACCTGAGCGGCGCGGGTGTTTGCACAGAGGTTGTCGCGGCTGGCGGGGAGCAGGCGGCAAACAAGATTCACGGAGTTCTTGCACCGGATAAGACGAAGGAAGCGTTTATCCGCGACTGGAATCTTTGGGTGCGCGATGTGGCTACGGGCAAGGAGACTCAGCTGACCACCGATGGAGTGAAGGACTATGGGTACGCGACCGATAACGCCGGTTGGACGATGAGCGATAACGCGGTCCTGGTGTGGTCACCTGATGGAAAGATGATTGCTACGTTTCAGCAGGACCAGAGGAAGACGGGCGAAATGTATATGGTTCCGGTGACGAATGGTCATCCGGAGTTGAAGGTATGGAAGTATCCGCTGGTGGGGGACAAAGATGTAACGATGATCGAGCGCGTGATCATCGATATGCCAGGTGACGGAAAGGCGGCGAAGGTGATTCGGTTGAAGATGCCGCCGGATCAGCACCGGTCTACCCTGTGCGATGACATTAGCTGCCGCGGAGGGAGCGGATGGGATGATGTGCAGTGGAGCGCAGATGGTAAGACACTGGCGTTTGTTTCGACGTCGCGAGATCACAAGCAGGAGTGGATGAGGATCGCGGATGCTTCGACTGGCGAAGTGCTGGATGTGATGGGCGAGACTGCGACGAAGTTCTTCGAGAGTGGCAATGACAAGGTGAACTGGAAGTATCTTTCGAAGACAAACGAGCTGTTGTGGTTCAGCGAGCGAGACGGCTGGGGGCAGATGTATTTGTACGATGCCGCGACGGGCAATTTGAAGAATAAGATTACGCGTGGCGATGGGAATGTGACCCAGGTGCTACAGGTAGATGAGAAGACGCGCACGATTTATTTTCTTGGGGTGGGCAAGGAGCCTGGGCGCGACCCCTATTTTTCACACTTCTATAGCGTGAAGTTTGATGGGAAGGATATGAAGCTGCTGACGCCGGAGAATGCGGATCATGCGGTGACGGTGTCGCAGGATGGGAGGTACTTTGTCGATGTGTACTCGACCGCGACCGAGCCACAGACGGCGGTGGTGCGGGATGAGAGCGGCAAAGTTGTAGTCGAGGTGGCGAAGCAGGATATCTCGAAGCTGGTGGCTTATGGATGGGTGCCGCCGGTGCCGATTGTGGTGAAGGCGCGGGATGGGAAGACGGACTTGTACGGTTACATGTTCAAGCCGACGAACATCGATGCGTCGAAGAAGTATCCGATTGTGAATAGTGTTTATCCGGGGCCGCAGACGGGATCATGTGGTGGGCGCGGCTTTTCGGCGGCACATCGGGATTGGCAGTCGCTGGCGGAGCTTGGGTTTGTTGTCGTGTGCATCGATGGGATGGGAACGCCGTTTCGGTCGAAGGCGTTTCATGAGTTTTACTTCGGCGACCTGGGGGACAATACGATTCCGGATCAGGTGGCGGGGATGAAGGAGCTGGCGGCTAAGCATCCGTGGATCGATATCGATAAGGTGGGGATGTATGGGCACTCGGGCGGCGGGAATGCTACGGCTGCGGCGATGTTTCATTACCCGGACTTCTTCAAGGTTGGGATTGCGGAGAGTGGGAATCACGACCAGAGGGACTATGAGGATGACTGGGCGGAGAAATGGAACGGGCTGCTGGTGAAGAATGCCGACGGGACGACGAACTATGACAGCCAGGCGAATCAGTATGTGGCGAAGAATCTGAAGGGGCATCTGCTGCTGGCGCACGGTTCGACGGACAACAATGTGCCGCTGAATAACACGCTGCTGGTCGTGGACGCGCTGATCAAGGCGAATAAGGACTTTGATCTGCTGATTATTCCAAATGTCGCGCATGGGTATGGCGAGGCAAGTCAGTACATGACCCGGCGACGGTGGGATTATTTCGTGAAGAATCTTGCGGGGAATATACCGCCGCATGAGTACGAGATGAAGTCATATGCTGCGGCGATGACGGCGATACGCAGCGGTCCGCGTGATGCGGAGGATGATCAGTAG
- a CDS encoding response regulator transcription factor gives MSPSIRVILAEDQAMVLGALSALLELEADISVIATTANGRDAFEAVGRMKPDVLVTDIEMPHMTGLELAANLRTNHPSVRTIILTTFARPGYLRRALDAGARGYLLKDRPAKELADAVRRVHRGMRVVDPALAAEAWNAELDPLTDRERQILQRAGDGRSSTEIATELHLSEGTVRNYLSEAIAKLGASNRVDAARIARTKGWL, from the coding sequence ATGAGTCCATCCATTCGCGTCATCCTCGCCGAAGATCAGGCCATGGTGTTGGGCGCTCTCTCCGCCCTTCTCGAGCTCGAAGCCGACATCTCCGTCATCGCCACCACCGCGAACGGCCGCGACGCCTTCGAAGCCGTAGGCCGCATGAAACCCGACGTCCTCGTCACCGATATCGAGATGCCCCACATGACTGGCCTCGAACTAGCCGCAAACCTGCGCACCAACCACCCCAGCGTCCGGACCATCATCCTCACCACCTTCGCCCGTCCCGGCTACCTGCGCCGGGCACTCGACGCCGGAGCCCGCGGCTACCTCCTCAAAGATCGCCCCGCCAAAGAGCTCGCCGACGCCGTTCGCCGCGTCCATCGAGGTATGCGTGTCGTCGACCCCGCACTCGCCGCCGAAGCCTGGAACGCCGAACTCGATCCCCTCACCGACCGCGAACGCCAGATCCTCCAGCGCGCTGGCGACGGCCGCAGCAGCACCGAGATAGCCACTGAACTTCACCTCTCCGAAGGTACCGTTCGCAACTACCTCTCCGAAGCCATCGCCAAGCTGGGTGCCTCCAATCGCGTCGACGCCGCTCGCATCGCCCGCACCAAAGGCTGGCTATAA